From a single Fusobacterium pseudoperiodonticum genomic region:
- the yqeK gene encoding bis(5'-nucleosyl)-tetraphosphatase (symmetrical) YqeK yields the protein MKYNFNQLKEIVKSKMSLKRFTHTLGVVEMAGKLAEINKADVEKCKLAALLHDICKEMDMEDIKNICKNNFLNELSDEDLENNEILHGFAGAYYVNKEFGIEDSEVLNAIKYHTIGSKDMTLVEKIIYIADAIEYGRNYPSVTEIREETFKNLNKGILMEIEHKEKYLESIGKKSHPNTSQLKENILTELSKTYL from the coding sequence ATGAAATATAATTTTAATCAATTAAAAGAAATTGTAAAATCTAAAATGAGTTTAAAAAGATTTACTCATACTCTTGGTGTTGTAGAAATGGCAGGAAAATTAGCTGAAATAAATAAGGCTGATGTTGAAAAATGTAAATTAGCTGCCTTACTTCATGATATATGCAAAGAAATGGATATGGAAGATATAAAAAATATTTGTAAAAATAATTTTTTAAATGAGTTATCAGATGAAGATTTAGAAAATAATGAAATCTTACATGGTTTTGCTGGAGCTTATTATGTTAATAAAGAGTTTGGAATAGAAGATAGTGAAGTTTTAAATGCTATAAAATATCATACTATAGGTTCAAAAGATATGACTTTAGTCGAAAAGATAATATATATAGCAGATGCAATAGAGTATGGAAGAAACTACCCTAGTGTGACTGAAATAAGGGAAGAAACTTTTAAAAATTTAAATAAAGGAATACTTATGGAAATAGAGCATAAGGAAAAATATTTGGAAAGTATAGGAAAAAAGTCACATCCTAATACCTCTCAATTGAAGGAAAATATATTGACTGAATTGAGTAAAACATATTTATAA
- a CDS encoding TetR/AcrR family transcriptional regulator — translation MPKKVLFSKEVILDTAFRLFKEEGYDAISARNVAKALDSSPAPIYKSIGSMEVLKAELVTRTKKLFIEYLLKERTGIKLFDIGMGVCVFAREEKQLFLQIFSRHTVKSPLIDEFLNVIREELKTDERIISIDKDKQEELLHTCWVFAHGLSTLIAIDFFKDSSDEFIERSLKNGPARLFYEYLSRYSKKQ, via the coding sequence ATGCCAAAAAAAGTTTTATTTTCAAAAGAAGTAATTTTAGATACAGCCTTTAGATTATTTAAAGAAGAAGGTTATGATGCTATAAGTGCTAGAAATGTAGCAAAAGCTTTAGATTCATCTCCAGCTCCTATATATAAATCAATTGGTTCTATGGAAGTACTAAAAGCAGAGTTAGTTACTAGAACTAAAAAATTATTTATTGAGTATCTATTAAAAGAAAGAACTGGAATAAAATTATTTGATATAGGTATGGGAGTTTGTGTTTTTGCCCGTGAAGAAAAACAACTTTTTTTACAAATATTTTCAAGACATACTGTTAAGAGTCCTTTAATTGATGAATTTTTGAATGTAATTCGTGAAGAGTTAAAAACAGATGAAAGAATTATATCAATTGATAAAGATAAGCAAGAAGAATTGCTTCATACTTGTTGGGTCTTTGCTCATGGATTGTCAACTCTTATTGCTATAGATTTTTTTAAAGATTCTAGTGATGAGTTCATAGAGCGTTCGCTAAAAAATGGACCAGCTAGATTATTTTATGAGTATTTGAGCAGATATTCAAAAAAACAATAA
- the rnr gene encoding ribonuclease R: protein MNLEKDLEKIKEILKTVKYLSFDQITSLLEWSPKKRKDNKAIILSWVDAGELLLDKKNRITAIEDSSLYAKGIFRIIKNKFGFVDSENSEERNGIYIARENFNSALDGDRVLVKITNEGYDSKGKPGAEGEIIKIIERRKNTVVGILEKNKKFSFVLPTSAFGSDIYIPNSQVENADNKDIVVAEITFWGDENRKPEGKIIKILGSSTNSKNMIEALIYREGLSEHFSDEAMQEVREVIKKKIDYTDRKDLTELPIITIDGADAKDLDDAVYVEKLKNGNYRLIVAIADVSYYVKKDSTLDLEARNRGNSVYLVDRVLPMFPKEISNGICSLNEREDKATFACEMEIDLKGDVVNYEVYKSVIKSVHRMTYKDVNAILDGDEKLIDKYSDIYEMLKEMLELSKILRNKKHTRGSIDFELPELKVVLDEENNKVKEVVLRERGEGEKIIEDFMIAANETVAERIYWLELASIYRTHEKPDREKVFKLNEMLAKFGYKIPNFDNLHPKQFQEIIERSKNQETSMLVHKTILTSLKQARYTVDDIGHFGLASSHYTHFTSPIRRYADLMVHRVLFSSINNSIKQLKLSDLDEIAHHISKTERVAMKVEDESVRIKLVEYMKKYVGKELELMVTGFASRKVFFETSEHIECSWDVTISGNFYNFDEENYCMIDYYNGTVFSLGEKVKALVEKADLLTLEIGVVPLKDIF from the coding sequence ATGAATTTAGAAAAAGACTTAGAGAAAATTAAAGAAATTTTAAAAACAGTGAAGTATCTATCTTTTGACCAAATAACAAGTCTTTTAGAATGGTCACCTAAAAAAAGAAAAGATAATAAGGCTATAATCTTATCTTGGGTTGATGCTGGAGAATTACTTTTAGATAAGAAAAATAGAATAACAGCAATTGAAGATTCTTCTCTTTATGCTAAAGGAATATTTAGAATTATAAAAAATAAGTTTGGCTTTGTAGATAGTGAAAATTCTGAAGAAAGAAATGGAATATATATAGCTAGAGAAAATTTTAATTCTGCTCTTGATGGAGATAGAGTTTTAGTAAAAATTACTAATGAAGGATATGATAGTAAGGGGAAACCAGGAGCAGAGGGAGAAATTATAAAAATAATAGAACGTAGAAAAAATACAGTTGTTGGTATTTTAGAAAAAAATAAAAAATTCTCTTTTGTTTTACCAACAAGTGCATTTGGAAGCGATATCTATATTCCAAATTCTCAAGTGGAAAATGCTGATAATAAAGATATAGTAGTAGCTGAAATAACATTTTGGGGAGATGAAAATAGAAAACCTGAAGGAAAGATTATAAAGATTCTAGGGTCATCAACAAATAGTAAAAATATGATAGAAGCTCTTATATATAGAGAAGGTCTAAGTGAGCATTTTTCTGATGAAGCAATGCAAGAAGTTAGGGAAGTTATAAAAAAGAAAATTGATTATACAGACAGAAAAGATTTAACTGAGCTTCCTATAATAACTATAGATGGAGCAGATGCTAAAGATTTAGATGATGCTGTTTATGTTGAAAAATTGAAAAATGGTAATTATAGACTGATAGTTGCTATTGCTGATGTTTCTTATTATGTGAAAAAAGATTCTACTCTTGATTTAGAAGCAAGAAACAGAGGGAATTCAGTTTATTTAGTTGATAGAGTTTTACCAATGTTTCCAAAAGAAATTTCTAATGGAATTTGCTCTTTAAACGAAAGAGAAGATAAGGCAACTTTTGCTTGTGAAATGGAAATAGATCTTAAAGGTGATGTAGTAAACTATGAGGTTTATAAATCTGTTATAAAGTCTGTTCATAGAATGACTTATAAAGATGTAAATGCAATTTTAGATGGTGATGAAAAACTGATAGATAAATATTCAGATATTTATGAAATGTTAAAAGAAATGTTAGAACTATCTAAAATATTAAGAAACAAGAAGCATACAAGAGGAAGCATTGATTTTGAACTCCCAGAACTTAAAGTTGTATTAGATGAAGAAAATAATAAAGTCAAAGAAGTCGTTTTAAGAGAAAGAGGAGAAGGTGAAAAAATAATAGAAGACTTTATGATAGCTGCAAATGAAACTGTTGCAGAAAGAATATATTGGTTAGAATTGGCTTCAATATATAGAACCCATGAAAAGCCTGATAGAGAAAAAGTTTTTAAATTGAATGAAATGCTTGCAAAATTTGGATATAAGATACCTAATTTTGATAATCTTCATCCTAAACAATTCCAAGAAATTATAGAGAGATCTAAAAATCAAGAAACGAGTATGCTTGTACATAAGACTATTTTAACATCTTTAAAACAAGCAAGATATACTGTAGATGATATAGGACACTTTGGATTAGCCTCTTCACATTATACTCACTTTACATCTCCTATAAGAAGATATGCTGATTTGATGGTTCATAGAGTTTTATTCTCAAGTATAAATAATTCTATTAAACAGTTAAAATTATCTGATTTAGATGAAATAGCTCATCATATTTCTAAAACAGAAAGAGTAGCTATGAAAGTTGAAGATGAAAGTGTTAGAATTAAATTAGTTGAGTATATGAAAAAATATGTTGGTAAAGAACTTGAACTTATGGTCACAGGTTTTGCTAGTAGAAAAGTCTTTTTTGAAACAAGCGAACATATAGAATGTAGTTGGGATGTAACAATTTCAGGAAATTTCTATAATTTTGATGAAGAAAATTATTGTATGATAGATTATTATAATGGAACTGTTTTTTCTTTAGGTGAAAAAGTAAAAGCATTAGTAGAGAAAGCTGATCTATTAACTTTAGAAATTGGAGTAGTTCCATTGAAAGATATATTCTAA
- the brnQ gene encoding branched-chain amino acid transport system II carrier protein, with amino-acid sequence MYRTKDVLLTGFALFAMLFGAGNLIFPPMLGYETNSSWIMTMLAFTITGVGFPFLGILSVSIAGNGIKDFANRVSPKFSIIFAIISILAIGPMLAIPRTGATAYEITFLYNGMGSPIYKYIYLIVYFGIVILFSLRANKVIDRVGKILTPILLILLFLIIVKGIFFTNLTVNPDIYPHAFKRGFLEGYQTMDTIASIAYAGIILTAIKSGRTLTQKQEFSFLIKSGLVAIVSLALIYGGFTFVGAKMHSVLSTQDKIELLVRTTSYLLGSYGNLVLAVCVAGACLTTAIGLVATVGEFFSSITSFKYEKIVIFTVLISFALSVLGVESIIRISVPILIFIYPITISLILLNLFGKYIKNDYVYKGVVFFTGIVGLIESLDSLGIENYYTKSVLEILPFSDYGLTWLFPGLIGYILCSLIFRRTEKKED; translated from the coding sequence ATGTATAGAACTAAAGATGTATTATTGACAGGTTTTGCTCTTTTTGCAATGTTATTTGGTGCAGGAAATTTAATATTTCCACCAATGTTAGGTTATGAAACTAATTCAAGTTGGATAATGACGATGTTAGCATTTACAATAACAGGAGTGGGATTTCCTTTTTTAGGAATTTTATCAGTTTCAATTGCAGGAAATGGAATAAAGGATTTTGCTAATAGAGTATCTCCAAAATTTTCAATAATTTTTGCCATTATCTCAATTTTAGCAATAGGTCCAATGCTAGCAATACCAAGAACAGGAGCAACTGCTTATGAAATAACTTTTCTATACAATGGAATGGGTAGTCCTATATATAAATATATTTACTTAATTGTTTACTTTGGAATTGTTATTTTATTTTCATTGAGAGCTAATAAAGTTATTGATAGAGTTGGAAAGATTTTAACTCCAATATTATTAATACTTTTATTTTTAATAATAGTAAAAGGAATATTTTTTACTAATTTAACTGTAAACCCAGATATTTATCCACATGCTTTTAAAAGAGGTTTTTTAGAAGGATATCAAACAATGGATACTATTGCTTCTATTGCTTATGCTGGTATTATACTGACTGCTATAAAAAGTGGAAGAACTTTGACTCAAAAACAAGAATTTTCTTTTTTAATAAAATCAGGACTTGTGGCTATAGTATCATTAGCTTTAATATATGGAGGTTTTACATTTGTTGGAGCAAAGATGCACTCTGTTTTAAGTACTCAAGATAAGATAGAATTATTAGTAAGAACAACTTCTTATCTTTTAGGTAGTTATGGAAATTTAGTATTAGCTGTTTGTGTTGCAGGAGCTTGCCTTACAACTGCAATAGGTTTGGTAGCTACTGTGGGAGAATTTTTTAGTTCTATAACTTCTTTTAAATATGAAAAGATAGTTATTTTTACAGTATTAATAAGTTTTGCCTTGTCAGTTTTAGGAGTTGAAAGTATAATTAGAATTTCAGTCCCAATATTAATCTTTATTTATCCTATAACAATTTCTTTGATACTGTTAAATTTATTTGGAAAATATATAAAAAATGATTATGTTTATAAAGGTGTGGTATTTTTTACAGGAATTGTTGGTTTGATAGAAAGTTTAGACTCATTGGGAATTGAAAATTATTATACAAAGTCAGTCTTAGAAATACTTCCATTTTCAGACTATGGTCTAACTTGGTTATTCCCTGGTTTGATAGGATATATACTTTGTTCATTAATATTTAGAAGAACTGAAAAAAAAGAAGACTAA
- a CDS encoding OmpP1/FadL family transporter, with translation MKKLLFLIGILSSGLYGASIDHIQTYSPDYLSNQAQTGMIDEVSPYYNPAGLSRLDKGKYVHLGLQLANGHEKMSYKGKEHKAILKQLIPNVSLTSVDDNGAYFFAFGGLAGGGKLEYDGVSGIDVLSDLDQFKPLGVYDKGSTLTGKNLYEQATLGRAFTINDQLSVSVAGRIVHGSRNLSGTLNIGTNPTTAYKQAKARQVAQEVSKAVDAATQGSGLSAAQIAAIKQQKTTQALTLLQTKMNALQQNGLSGDLDSKREAWGYGFQLGVNYKVNDKLNLAARYDSRIKMNFKAKGSENQLQTADIIGSNIGLSTFYPQYTINSKIRRDLPAILSVGASYKVTDNYLVSTSANYYFNRHAKMDRVTTFGGHEHGRDYKNGWEIALGNEYKLNDKFTVIGSVNYARTGAKNSSFNDTEYALNSVTLGAGLRYKYDDTLSITGSVAHFIYEKEDGNFKEKYKVNDNQKYHKEITAFGLSVTKKF, from the coding sequence ATGAAAAAGTTATTGTTTTTAATTGGAATATTATCAAGTGGATTATATGGAGCATCAATAGATCATATTCAAACCTATAGTCCAGATTATTTATCAAATCAAGCACAAACAGGTATGATAGATGAAGTATCACCTTATTACAATCCAGCAGGACTTTCAAGATTAGATAAAGGAAAATATGTACATCTTGGTTTACAACTTGCCAATGGACATGAAAAAATGTCATACAAAGGAAAAGAACATAAGGCCATTTTAAAGCAATTAATTCCAAATGTTTCATTGACTTCAGTTGATGATAATGGAGCTTATTTCTTTGCATTTGGTGGACTTGCAGGTGGAGGAAAATTAGAATATGATGGAGTATCTGGAATAGATGTTTTATCAGATTTAGATCAATTTAAACCTTTAGGGGTTTATGATAAAGGTTCAACTTTAACAGGAAAAAATTTATATGAACAAGCAACTTTAGGTAGAGCTTTTACAATAAATGATCAATTATCAGTTTCAGTAGCAGGTAGAATAGTACATGGTTCAAGAAACTTAAGCGGTACATTGAATATAGGAACTAATCCAACTACAGCATATAAACAAGCTAAAGCTAGACAAGTTGCACAAGAAGTTAGTAAAGCTGTAGATGCAGCAACTCAAGGTTCAGGGCTTTCTGCAGCTCAAATTGCAGCTATAAAGCAACAAAAAACTACTCAAGCATTAACTTTACTTCAAACTAAAATGAATGCTTTACAACAAAATGGTTTAAGTGGAGACTTAGATTCTAAGAGAGAAGCTTGGGGTTATGGATTTCAATTAGGTGTAAACTATAAAGTAAATGATAAATTAAATTTAGCTGCAAGATATGATTCAAGAATAAAAATGAATTTCAAAGCAAAAGGTTCTGAAAATCAATTACAAACAGCAGATATAATAGGTTCTAATATAGGTTTATCTACTTTTTATCCACAATATACAATAAATTCTAAAATTAGAAGAGATTTACCTGCTATACTATCAGTAGGTGCTTCATACAAGGTAACAGATAATTATTTGGTTTCAACATCTGCTAATTATTATTTTAATCGTCATGCTAAAATGGATAGAGTAACAACTTTTGGTGGACATGAACATGGTAGAGATTATAAAAATGGTTGGGAAATTGCATTAGGAAATGAATATAAATTAAATGATAAATTTACTGTAATAGGAAGCGTAAACTATGCTAGAACAGGTGCTAAAAACTCTTCCTTCAATGACACTGAATATGCTTTAAATTCTGTTACTTTAGGTGCAGGTCTTAGATATAAATATGATGATACTTTATCAATTACAGGTTCAGTAGCACATTTTATTTATGAAAAAGAAGATGGAAACTTTAAAGAAAAATATAAAGTTAATGATAATCAAAAATATCATAAGGAGATAACTGCATTTGGATTGTCTGTAACTAAGAAATTTTAA
- a CDS encoding DUF4367 domain-containing protein translates to MKKILLMLLLCLAVVACGKKEEVTEEVTEASTTQAQDYGVPNPFEIVDTLDEAAKIAGFSLEAPTEYADYKSIVIQTIADDMIEVIYFDAEKTHEGLRIRKAVGTDDISGDYNEYKEENVVKIGELEVTEKGNDGNISVASWTDGTHSYSINVDEALLNADDIAKLVETIK, encoded by the coding sequence ATGAAAAAAATATTGTTAATGTTATTATTATGTTTAGCTGTTGTCGCTTGTGGAAAAAAAGAAGAAGTAACAGAGGAAGTAACAGAAGCAAGTACTACTCAAGCACAAGACTATGGAGTACCCAATCCATTTGAAATAGTAGATACTTTAGATGAAGCAGCTAAAATAGCAGGTTTTTCTTTAGAAGCTCCTACAGAATATGCAGATTATAAATCAATTGTCATTCAAACTATAGCAGATGATATGATAGAAGTGATTTATTTTGATGCAGAAAAAACTCATGAAGGACTTCGTATTAGAAAAGCAGTTGGAACTGATGATATCAGTGGAGACTATAATGAATACAAAGAAGAAAATGTAGTTAAAATTGGTGAACTAGAAGTTACTGAAAAAGGTAATGATGGTAATATATCTGTAGCTAGTTGGACAGATGGAACTCATTCTTACTCTATAAATGTAGATGAAGCTTTACTAAATGCAGATGATATTGCTAAGTTAGTTGAAACTATAAAATAA
- a CDS encoding WGR domain-containing protein: MIQALHFKDEKSDKFWFIETLDCELMVNYGKTGVTGKYEIKEFDTVEECEKEALKLINSKKKKGYQDFPEFDRDNHFYFDDEECGLHILMSHINFRKYFTDEFYYDCGDEEAPFGSDEGNDALYELQEAIQKKKKINFFDFPKVIIEKIWEMDYISPDVEKTDEELKEQAKTKFNGLLGDQIILQSDQVILAVTFGQAKITGKIDNDLLELALKSLTRIDRLNRLIWNWDKEEATYYIETMRKDLIKFKEDCQKGLLQN, translated from the coding sequence ATGATTCAAGCACTTCATTTTAAGGATGAAAAATCTGATAAATTTTGGTTTATTGAAACTCTTGATTGTGAATTAATGGTCAATTATGGAAAAACTGGAGTAACAGGTAAATATGAAATAAAAGAATTCGATACAGTTGAAGAATGTGAAAAAGAAGCTTTAAAGCTAATAAATTCTAAAAAGAAAAAAGGTTATCAAGATTTTCCTGAATTTGATAGAGATAATCATTTCTATTTTGATGATGAAGAATGTGGTTTACATATTTTAATGAGCCATATAAATTTTAGAAAATATTTCACAGATGAGTTCTATTATGATTGTGGTGATGAAGAAGCTCCTTTTGGAAGTGATGAAGGAAATGATGCTTTATACGAATTACAAGAAGCTATACAAAAGAAAAAGAAAATAAACTTTTTTGATTTTCCAAAAGTAATAATTGAAAAAATTTGGGAAATGGATTATATATCTCCTGATGTAGAAAAAACAGATGAAGAGTTAAAAGAACAAGCTAAGACAAAATTTAATGGTTTACTTGGAGATCAAATAATCTTACAAAGTGACCAAGTTATTTTAGCTGTTACTTTTGGTCAAGCAAAAATTACAGGAAAAATTGATAATGATTTATTAGAATTAGCGTTAAAATCTTTAACTAGAATAGATAGGTTAAATAGACTTATTTGGAATTGGGATAAAGAAGAAGCAACTTACTATATTGAAACTATGAGAAAAGATTTAATTAAATTTAAAGAAGATTGTCAAAAGGGGCTGTTGCAAAATTAA
- the smpB gene encoding SsrA-binding protein SmpB, with product MMIIANNKKAFFDYFIEEKYEAGIELKGSEVKSIKAGKVSIKESFVRIINDEIFIMGMSVVPWEYGSIYNPEERRVRKLLLHRKEIKKIHEKVKIKGYTIVPLDVHLSKGYVKVQIAIAKGKKTYDKRESIAKKDQERNLKRDIKINNR from the coding sequence ATTATGATAATTGCAAATAATAAAAAAGCTTTTTTTGATTACTTTATAGAGGAAAAATATGAGGCTGGAATAGAACTTAAAGGGAGTGAAGTAAAATCAATAAAGGCTGGAAAGGTTAGTATAAAAGAATCATTTGTAAGAATTATAAATGATGAAATATTTATAATGGGAATGTCAGTTGTACCTTGGGAATATGGTAGTATATACAACCCTGAAGAAAGAAGAGTTAGAAAATTGCTTTTACATAGAAAAGAAATCAAAAAGATACATGAGAAGGTTAAAATAAAAGGTTATACAATTGTTCCCTTAGATGTTCATCTATCAAAGGGTTATGTGAAAGTCCAGATAGCAATAGCTAAAGGTAAGAAAACTTATGATAAAAGAGAAAGTATTGCTAAGAAAGACCAAGAAAGAAATTTAAAAAGAGATATAAAAATTAATAATAGATAA
- a CDS encoding YadA C-terminal domain-containing protein, with protein sequence MYKLFLSIFLIVSFSLFALESNEIKEVIPIHNENIATEEETLVEEIVSIEEDKTLLQKPKNNYNSEELKTTNVISTNKDLKENKKEEYTNENKSEEISERTSRVTALGSAMGAVDLGKIEKRKFRIGAGVGSSNNTQAVAVGVGYAPTDRFRVNTKFSTSSTSKRASAISIGASVDLDW encoded by the coding sequence ATGTATAAATTATTTTTATCAATTTTTTTAATAGTTAGTTTCTCTCTTTTCGCTTTAGAGAGCAATGAAATAAAAGAAGTTATTCCTATACATAATGAAAATATAGCAACTGAAGAGGAAACTTTAGTTGAAGAAATAGTCTCAATTGAAGAAGATAAAACTTTATTACAAAAGCCTAAAAATAATTATAATTCAGAAGAATTAAAAACTACTAATGTAATAAGTACTAATAAGGATTTAAAAGAAAATAAGAAAGAAGAATATACTAATGAGAACAAGTCTGAAGAAATATCTGAGAGAACAAGTAGAGTGACAGCATTAGGTTCTGCTATGGGAGCTGTTGATTTAGGAAAAATTGAAAAAAGAAAATTTAGAATAGGAGCTGGTGTAGGAAGTTCTAACAATACTCAAGCTGTTGCTGTAGGAGTTGGTTATGCTCCAACTGATAGATTTAGAGTCAATACAAAATTTTCTACTTCATCTACTTCAAAAAGAGCTTCTGCAATTTCTATTGGAGCTTCTGTTGATCTAGACTGGTAA
- the thrS gene encoding threonine--tRNA ligase: protein MLVKYNGENKEYDSNINMFEIAKGISNSLAKKSVGAKVDGKNVDMSYVLDHDAEVEFIDIDSPEGEDIVRHSTAHLMAQAVLRLYPETKVTIGPVIENGFYYDFDPVEQFTEEDLEKIEAEMKRIVKENIKLEKYVLPRDEAIDYFRDVDKNKYKVEIVEGIPQGEQVSFYKQGDFTDLCRGTHVPSTGYLKAFKLRTVAGAYWRGNSKNKMLQRIYGYSFSNEDRLKKHLKFMEEAEKRDHRKLGKDLELFFISEYGPGFPFFLPKGMVFRNVLIDLWRKEHEKAGYLQLETPIMLNKELWEISGHWFNYRENMYTSEIDELEFAIKPMNCPGGVLSFKHQLHSYKDLPARLAELGKVHRHEFSGALHGLMRVRSFTQDDSHIFMTPDQVQDEIIGVVNLIDRFYSKLFGFEYEIELSTKPEKAIGSQEIWDMAESALAGALDKLGRKYKINPGDGAFYGPKLDFKIKDAIGRMWQCGTIQLDFNLPERFDVTYIGEDGEKHRPVMLHRVIYGSIERFIGILIEHYAGAFPMWLAPVQVKVLTLNDECIPYAKEIMAKLQELGIRAELDDRNETIGYKIREANGRYKIPMQLIIGKNEVENKEVNIRRFGTKDQFSKSLDDFYDYVVDEAAIKFDK from the coding sequence ATGTTAGTAAAATATAATGGAGAAAATAAAGAATATGATAGTAATATCAATATGTTTGAAATAGCTAAGGGAATTTCTAATTCACTTGCTAAAAAATCTGTTGGAGCAAAAGTTGATGGAAAAAATGTTGATATGTCATATGTATTAGATCATGATGCAGAAGTAGAATTTATAGATATTGACAGTCCTGAAGGAGAAGATATAGTAAGACACTCAACAGCTCACTTAATGGCACAAGCTGTATTAAGACTATATCCAGAAACTAAAGTAACAATAGGACCAGTTATAGAAAATGGATTCTATTATGACTTTGATCCTGTAGAACAATTTACAGAAGAAGATCTAGAAAAAATTGAAGCTGAAATGAAAAGAATAGTAAAGGAAAATATAAAATTAGAAAAATATGTTTTACCTAGAGATGAAGCTATTGATTACTTTAGAGATGTAGATAAAAATAAATATAAAGTTGAAATTGTAGAAGGAATACCTCAAGGAGAACAAGTATCATTTTATAAACAAGGTGATTTTACAGATCTTTGTAGAGGAACACACGTACCTTCAACTGGATATTTAAAGGCATTTAAATTAAGAACAGTTGCTGGAGCATATTGGAGAGGAAACTCAAAAAATAAAATGCTTCAAAGAATTTATGGATACTCTTTTTCTAATGAAGATAGATTAAAGAAACATTTAAAATTTATGGAAGAAGCTGAAAAAAGAGATCATAGAAAATTAGGAAAAGATTTAGAATTATTCTTTATAAGTGAATATGGACCAGGTTTCCCATTTTTCTTACCAAAAGGAATGGTATTTAGAAATGTTCTAATTGACCTATGGAGAAAAGAACATGAAAAAGCAGGATATTTACAATTAGAAACTCCTATAATGCTTAATAAAGAATTATGGGAAATTTCAGGACACTGGTTTAACTATAGAGAAAATATGTATACATCAGAAATTGATGAATTAGAATTTGCTATAAAACCAATGAACTGTCCAGGAGGAGTTTTATCATTTAAACACCAATTACATTCGTATAAAGATCTTCCAGCAAGACTTGCTGAACTTGGAAAAGTTCATAGGCATGAATTTTCTGGTGCATTACATGGACTTATGAGAGTAAGATCATTTACTCAAGATGACTCTCATATCTTTATGACTCCTGATCAAGTTCAAGATGAAATTATAGGTGTTGTAAATCTTATAGATAGATTCTATAGTAAATTATTTGGTTTTGAATATGAAATTGAACTTTCAACTAAACCAGAAAAAGCAATTGGATCTCAAGAAATTTGGGATATGGCAGAATCTGCACTTGCAGGTGCTTTAGATAAATTAGGAAGAAAATATAAAATCAATCCAGGTGACGGAGCATTCTATGGTCCTAAATTAGATTTTAAAATAAAAGATGCTATTGGAAGAATGTGGCAATGTGGAACTATTCAACTTGACTTTAACTTACCTGAAAGATTTGATGTAACTTATATAGGTGAAGATGGAGAAAAACATAGACCAGTAATGCTTCACAGAGTTATCTATGGATCAATAGAAAGATTTATAGGAATATTAATAGAACACTATGCAGGAGCTTTCCCTATGTGGCTTGCACCAGTTCAAGTTAAAGTACTAACTCTTAATGATGAATGCATCCCTTATGCAAAAGAAATTATGGCTAAGCTACAAGAATTAGGAATTAGAGCAGAGCTTGATGATAGAAATGAAACTATTGGATACAAGATAAGGGAAGCAAATGGAAGATATAAAATTCCTATGCAATTAATAATTGGAAAAAATGAAGTAGAAAATAAAGAAGTTAATATCAGAAGATTTGGAACTAAAGATCAATTTTCAAAATCACTTGATGACTTCTATGATTATGTAGTTGATGAAGCTGCAATTAAGTTTGATAAGTAA